Part of the Tetragenococcus koreensis genome, ACAACTTTGAATGGCTAGCGATAGAATATCTTTTGCTTTGCGATCAGCTTCGTCTTTAGCTCGCTGTTCTGATTCTTTCACCATCACAGTTAGTTCATGATCCAACTCTTCTTCGGTTGATTTCATGATCATATCTTTTGCGTCTTCTTTTGACAACGCAGCAACTCTTTCAAGTTCACTTTGTTGTTTTTGAATAATTTCTTCGATCTCTTTTTCTCGCTCGTCAATTAATTGTTGTTTTTCACTGGCGTTATTTTCTTTATCCGTCAATGATTGTTCACGTTTCTCCAAAGAATCATCTTTTCGATCAAGTAATTGTTCTCTTTGCAGTAAGCGATTTTCTTGCGATTTTAATTCACGTTTATTTTCTTTCAACTCACTTTCAATTTCTGACCGGTATTGCTGATTTTCTTCCTTAGCTTCTAACAACGTTTCCTTTTTCAGAGTTTCTGCTTCTTTTTTTGCACTAGACAAAATACTGTCAGCGCTTTGACTAGCAGCGTCTATCCCTTTTTGATGACGAGATTTTGTATAAAAAACTCCGCATAAAAGTCCGACAATTAAACCGATGATAGCGAGGAGAATGTTAAGTCCCATTGGTAAATCACCTCCATACTATCTTTTTATTTTCAAATTTTGTAGTTTTTTGATAAACATACTTACAAATAAATTACCAATATGCCTACTTGCATATGTGTGTAATACACACAATTTAATTCTAATGTTTGTAGTAAGGAGTGTCAACTTAAAAAATAAGAGATGTTGACTAATTAATTGTCTGCTTTACTTATTTCAACCTAAAAAAACGCTTTTTATGGTAATTATAGTTACCACAAAAAGCGCAATATTGTTTAATTTTTTTCTGCTTGTTCTTCTAATGGAAGTTCTTCTTGTCCTTCCTCTACTTCTGAGTCATCTTCAGTTCCAATACCAAAAGCATTACGAACACGAGTTGATATTTCAGCAACCATCTCAGGGCGATCTTTCATATATTTTTTCGCGTTCTCCCGCCCTTGTCCAATCCGGTCTTCCTTATAAGAATACCAGGCGCCAGCTTTATCAATGATGTCTTTTTCTACGGCCATATCCAATAATTCACCAACTTGTGAAATACCTTCACCATACATAATATCGACTTCTGCTATTTTAAATGGGGGAGCAACCTTATTTTTTACAACTTTAAGTTTAGTACGGTTACCAATAATATCTGTACCCGTTTTTAATTGTTCAGCACGACGAACTTCTAAACGAACCGTTGAATAAAATTTTAGTGCACGCCCACCAGGTGTCGTTTCCGGACTTCCGAACATCACACCGACTTTTTCCCGAATTTGATTAATGAAAAAAGCGATCGTTTTGGTTTTATTAATCGAACCGGACAATTTACGTAAGGCTTGTGACATCAAACGGGCTTGTAAACCGACGTGGGCATCTCCCATTTCGCCATCAATTTCAGCTCTTGGAACTAAGGCAGCCACAGAATCGACTACCACAATGTCAACTGCCCCACTTGAAACTAACGCATCAGCAATTTCCAAGCCTTGTTCACCAGTATCTGGTTGTGATAATAATAATTCATCAATGTTAACACCCAAGTGTTCTGCATATTGTGGATCCAGTGCATTTTCTGCGTCAATAAAAGCCGCTGTGCCCCCTTGCTTTTGTACTTCAGCTACAGCATGTAAGGCAACGGTTGTTTTACCTGAACTTTCAGGTCCATATACTTCTACAATACGACCTCGTGGGTAGCCGCCGACTCCTAATGCAACGTCTAACGCAAGTGAGCCACTAGGGATAGTTGAAATTCGTTGATCTGCTTTTTCTCCCAATTTCATTATAGCGCCCTTGCCAAAATTCTTCTCAATTTTTTTTAATGCAGTATCTAGTGCTGCTTTACGGTCATCTGCCAATTAAGATAAACCTCCTTATATTCTTAAAAACTATTTATTTGTTCATTCAATTGTATCCCCATCATAGCTTTTTTTGAAAAAAAAAGCAAGAAAAAAGCGAACAAATATTCGTATTTATTTTATTAACTTTCTTCTTAACAAATCTAAGCCAGTCATTACTGCACTATTGCGGATATAATTCCGATCACGCGCAAAATGGTACAGGTGACTCTCTACTCCATCTTCAGTTGCTAGACCGATCCAAACGGTTCCCGCTTTATGCCCTTCCAATGAGTCAGGTCCTGCTACCCCTGTAAAAGAAAGCGCAAAGTCACTACCCGCTAGTTTTCTAGCTTGTAGTGCCATGGCTTCGGCACACTCTTTGCTAACCGTACCATATTTTTTTAACATTTCTGAATCAAGTTTAAGAAATTGTAATTTAGTCGTTTCTGAATATGTCACAAACCCGCCGGAATAGACTTCAGAAACGCCCGAAATACTGCCTAATGTGGCTTGAAAGCTACCTGCGGTTAAGCTTTCGGCTGCACTTACTGTTTTTTGTTTCCTTTTTAGTAGATCAACAACCACTTGCGCTAAAGAATTGTTTTCTCCATAACCATAAAAGTAGTCGCCTACTCGCTCTAAAATTACTTTTTCCATCTGGTCAAGTTTTTGTTTCCCCTGACCTTCATCTAATGTACTCACCGTTAAACGCAAGGTAACTTCGTTAGGCTTAGCATATGATGCAAGTGTTGGATTGGTTTGTTGTTTAATTAGATCGGCTAATTTAGTGACAAGTTCTGACTCTCCAATGCCATAAAAACGCAGCACACGTGAAATTAAGCGTTCGTCTGATTGAAAATGACGTTGCAATAAAGGAATGGCTTCGTTAAAAAACATAGGCTCTAATTCATTAGGTGGACCTGGTAATAGCAAATAAGATTTTCCTGACTCAGACTGGTAGAAAATACCCACAGCTAGACCCGTGCTGTTTTGTAAAGATTCTCCATCTTTAAAAACGAGTGCTTGCAGGCGATTATTTTCCGTCATCGGACGTTCCCGTTTTTCAAAAAATGCTAATAAATTTTGATAACCCCTTTCATCAGCCACTAACTCTTGTCCAACATGTTTAGCTGTGACTTGTTTTGTCAGATCATCATCTGTAGGGCCTAAGCCACCACATAAGACAATCAAATCGCTTCTTTGGTCTGCTAGCCGTAATACCTCTTCCAAACGTCTTGGATTATCACCTACCACACTTTGGTAATAAACTTCGATGCCTAACCCAGCTAGTTCTTGTGCTAAAAATGTTGTGTTCGTATTATTAATTTGACCCAATAAAATTTCAGTACCTACTGCTATGATTTCTGCTTTCATTTTCCACGCTCCTATTATTAAATACGCAAAAAAGTCTCATTTCCATTTTAAAATAAATAAATTTTTTTCTCTAATTTTTTAATTTGCTAAAAAAGCAAATGGGCAAACGTTACAATAACGATTGCCCATCCGAACTTTTTTATTTTTCATTCATATTTTTACATCGAGCCTTTGAACACGCCCGCATTTTTAATAAAGTAATCCACTCCTGAATATAGAGTGAAGAACAAACAAATGTATAATAGAATTTGTCCCAATGGTAAAGCGATCAAATTAAATGGTATATTATCAATATATAAAAAGATGATAGCAAACATTTGAGTGGCTGTTTTAATTTTTCCTGGCCATGCTGCTGCCATTACGCTACCATTTTGCTCAACGATTAGTAAACGTAAACCAGTAATTGCTAGTTCACGACACACAATAATAGCCACGATCCAACCTGGCGCTTTACCCAGGTCAACCAATAAAATAAACGCCGTCATGACCAGCATTTTATCTGCCAACGGATCGGCAAATTTGCCAAAATTGGTCACCAGTCCTCGTTTACGCGCGATTTCTCCATCAAGCCAGTCAGTAAAACTTGCCCCTGCAAAAACCACTGCTCCTACTAGATTGGTTATTTCCAACTGTGTATTGCCAACAGTTAATACGCCCCAATCCATCGGGGCAACAACGATTACCATAAAAACAGGGATCAATAACATTCTGATAACAGTAAGCTTATTTGGTAAATTCACTTTATCCCCCTCATATCGCTGATAGAATCAGTGATACATTCCTTTCTTTTTATTATTCAAATTCCTCACTTAATCTTGGTAGGTTACCTCAAAGTTCAAATCCTTTTGCAACGCTTCGTAGTCAGGGTCGTCAAAATCAACTTCTTCATCATTTACTTTGACCCCCACGTTTCCACTCGCTCCCAAGGTCATAACAAAATTTTCTGTCCCTTCTGGTAGCGTTGTACTTTCAGATTGTCCTGGTTCTAAGGTCTCCTGTATAGCATAGTCGCCATTAACAGACACACCCACCCAGCAACGTCCATCTTCTCCTGTTACTTCCAATTCTAATGGGTCTTCGGCATTTGTCACCCGAATTGTTGCTTGTGATTGAGTTGAGTCTTCCATCGCAACTTCCATTTGTTCTTCTTCAGAAGAACTAGTTGTTGTCTGACTTGTCTCTGTGCTTGCTTGCTCAGACGATTGCTCCTGTTCCGTTGTAACAGAGCCATCCACTTCTATAGAAGAAGCAGTCTGACCAATTACCGGATCAGAATTACGATCTTGCCAAGCAACATAAGCGATTACACCTACAATCATGAATGCAATGACGCCCAATAGGACCACTGGTAGATAATCCCGAGTTTTTTTAGCACGAGGGTTTTCTTCGTGTAATGCTTTTCTAGAACCTTGTACAGTTTCAGGTTTTGCTCGTTTTGACTCTGGCTCAAAACTATCTTTTCCGTCATAAACGTCGACTAAAAAATTACCGTTTTCGCCGACAGCTGAAGCATATTGCCGGATAAACGAACGTACGTAGTAAGTTCCCGGTAATGCTTCAAAGTTTCCTTTTTCGATCGCTTCAAGGTAACGTTTTTGAATTTTTGTTTTTTGTTGCAGCTCATCAATACTGATGTTTTTATTCAAACGAGCTTGCCGCAATCTTTCGCCAATTATGATTTCATTGCCCACGCGTACATCTTCTCCAGTCTTTTTTTATCAATACTAATTTTAGAATACCATAAAAAAGCCCGGCAAAGTAAATAATTCCTCTACTTTCAAACAAATTTTAAACTTCTTTTTCTGATCTTAAATAAAACTTTGCAATGGCTTCTTTTTGCAATAAACGCTGTCCTGCATCAAGACAATCTTGCAATTGAATCGAATGAATAATCTCGGGTACATCAAATAAGGTTAATTGGCCAAAAAGGTCTTGCGTAAATTGGTTTGCAATATATTCTAATGAATTAAGAGATTGAAAATATCTTCCTAACATTTTCTTTTTTAATCGTGCTAAATTTTCTTCATTGACTTCTTTTTCATTAGCAAAATTTAAAATAATCTGCTCAATTTCGGCAAAGAATTCTTCTGGCCGTTCGGTGTCACTAGAAAAATCAGCCAAATAAAAACTACGATCAAGTAAAAATTCGAAACCGAAGCTATCATCAATAATGCCTCCTTGGTACAAACGTAAATAATTTTTACTAGTATCTCCTAGAAGTAACTGTAACAATAGGTTGATTGCCGTCCGGAAACGCAACTGCTCTTTATTTCCTTCAGGTAGATTTTCTTCAAATCCCTTTACACCAAGAACAACTTTGGGACGACTCACTGGCATAGTAGCAGATGAGTAACTCACAATGTCTTCTGAGGTTTCTTGTGGAAAATACCGCTTGATCTGGCGAATCTCAGGAAAAGTTTTTGCTACTTGATTTTCCTTAATCCAAGACATTGTTTCTTGTGGATCAATATTTCCTACCACAAAAAGTATCATATTGCTAGGATGATAAAAAGTTTGATAACTTTCATATAGATCAGCAGCAGTAATTTTATCTATACTGTCAACTGTACCAGCAATGTCGATATGAAGTGGATGTTTGGGATAAAGGTTTTGTAACAGACCAAAAAACAAACGCCAATCCGGATCATCTTGATACATTTGGATTTCTTGACCAATAATCCCTTTTTCTTTTTCCACAGTTTCTGGCGTAAAGTAGGGAGCTTGAACAAAATCAAGTAGGGTTAATAAGTTTTCTTGGATATGATCTGTGGCAGAAAATAAATAACTCGTTTTAGTAAAACTAGTAAACGCATTAGCTGAAGCGCCTAAACGGCCAAATTCTTGAAAAATGTCGCCTTCTTTTTTCTCAAACATTTTGTGTTCTAAAAAATGAGCGATACCATCTGGTACTTTTTTACGTTTTTCACCTTGATAACCAAATTCATTATCAATCGAACCATAATTAGTACTAAATAACCCATAAGTTTTATGAAAAACTCTTTTAGGTAAAATAAACACCGTCAAGCCATTGGCAAGAACTTCCGTATATAATACTTCATTGAGATCAGGATAAACTTTTTTATTCATGAGACACCTCCTTATCTATTGTAAAAATTGCTTGCAATTGGAGATCTTCCGCTACTTTTTTTACATCTGCTTTAGTTACTGCCATAATCTTCTTTTCAAATTCTTCTTCACTTTCTACTAACTTAGACAACCACTGTTCTAAATAAGCGATTTCGATTAAACCGCGGGAACTGTCTAAAGAAAGTAAAAACTGATTTTTTAACATAACCTTTGTTTGTTGAAGTTCGCTTTCAGTAAACTCGCCCTTTTTCAAACTGTCTAATTGTTTTTCAATCAACGAAAGAACGCGTTGGCGATTCTTCCCATCAATACCCGTCTGTACTGTAACAAGTCCACGAAATGAATCGAATGTACTAGAAGCATAATAGGCTAAACTCGCTTTTTCACGCACATTTATAAACAATTTGGAATGCGGAAAACCACCAAATAAACCATTGAAGACTAATAAAGAAAAACGCTGTGGGTCATTATAATAAATAGATGTTTGATAAGCTAAATTCAATTTAGCTTGAATCACAGGTTCATATAAGACTTCTTCTTGTACCTCTGCCTTTAGTTCTTGTTGATAAAACATATCAGGTTGGTGGAATGTTCGTGATGTAAAAGGTAATGTGCTTATTGTTTTTCTTACTTTTTCTTCTTCAACATCGCCAACCACAAAAATATCAATCTGATCTTGCGTCATCATTTCTTGATAGGTTTGCACTAAATCATAAGCGCTCAGATCCTTTAGATCTTCTTTTGTTCCAAAGCTAGGCGTCTTTTGGTCGATATCATCAGCGAAATAAAGCTCTTGCAAACGTAAAGCAGCTAGTGTTTGTTTATCTTCTTTCAAGCTTTCTAAATAATCGCTCAAATTTTCTTTTTCTCGTTGAAAAGTATCAAAGTCAAAGGCATTATTTTTTATATTTGGCTGAAATAAAATCTCTTTAATAAAGTTCACACCTTCTGCGAAAATCTCTTGGTTATGGATATACTTTCCATTTACCAAATTCATCATTAAATTAACTTGATGAACATTCCCCTTTTTTCCAACATTTAACCCAAAACTGGCACCATATAGGTCAGCTAATTTTTCGCTTAGTTTTGTATGATCAGGATAATTAAGGCTATTTGTTTCCAGTAGACTAGTTAATAGCGTCCGTTTAGCAGCAACTTTTTTACTATGTTTAGTCGAAAAACGAAAGAATAAACGAATCGTTTTGAATTTTTCGGTAGGGATAACTGTCAAATTTACGCCAGGTTGCAGTGAAATGGCCATTTTCTATGCTCCTTGAATTAATTTATGAATAAGATACGTTCTTATTAAAGGCAATTATAACATACTTAACCTTTAGAAAAGAAAAAATCAATTTGCTAAACAATCAGCTATTTAATGCTATCTTCTAAGATAAAACAATTTATTTTAAAAAAATAAAGCATTTCGTTATACTAAGAATCAGAAAATAGGAGGTGTAAGTTTGAAAAGAGTTTTTTCGGAATTTAAAGAGTTTATCCTAGCTGGTGACGTGTTAGATTTAGCAGTAGGTGTTGTGATTGGAAGTGCCTTTACCGCTATTGTTAACCAAGTTGTTGAAGGATTAATCACACCGCTAGTCGGTTGGCTTGTAGCTGCTATTACAGGGACTAAGGACCTGGAAAGCTCGTTGTCTGTATTGGATTGGTCACCAAGAGCAGGAGTTACGTTCCAATTTGGCGATGTTGTCAGTGCAATTATTACCTTTATCATTACTGGCTTTATTTTATTCTTAATTGTCAAAACGGCTAATAAAGCGAACCTTACGCAACAAGAAGAAGCAGCGCCAACTGCTGAAGAGTACTTAGCAGAAATTCGTGATTTAATGCGTCAAGAACAAGGTTTACCAGTTGAAAGTGACGAAGATAACCAAGTAGAAGAGACTGAAGAAACTGATAAAAAAACAGATTCTGAAGATACTCAAGAATAAAAAAATAGGAAAAAGTAGTGAAAACCGCTACTTTTTCCTATTTAACAAAAGAGTCTGCCTTTAAGCAAATCCTCTCTGTCAATCTTAAATTAGATTGCGTCAGAGAGGAACTCAATTTCTACTGTTTTGGTTAATACATCTGAATAGCTATAAGAAACCCGTTCAAATGAATTTTCTTCTGGGTCCAAATCCACAACAAAAACTGCTGGATAAGTTTCTGTTAAAACGCCCCGACGTTGTGTCTGACGTTTTCTTCCTGTTTGAGCCACTAGCATAATTTTACTGCCAATGCGCCCTTCCAATGCTTTTTTAATCGTTGCTAGAGTCGTTGGCATTACATTCACCTCAAACTCCATTATACCACAAATTGTTTGAATTTTAAAGTATACCATAAAAACTAAAAATTTGACAATAACTTTTTGCAAATAATTAACAAAAAATATTCAAAGATCAGGCAAAGCTAACTGCTGTGTAATTTTTCTTTTTGAGCGGTCATAAGCACTACGCAAAACATCAGATTTGTGTGGTGAGGGAGACGTTACGTTTCCATAAAAGAAGCCGCAGAAAGCTTCACTTTCTAACTCAGTTAATAGTGATTCACTTTCTTCTAATGTTTCTTGAACAATTAGTTGTTCTAAAGGATCGTCTGTATATGAACGTTGGATGATTCTTTCTTTTAAATTATCTACAAAAAAGTTTTGATTGTATGAAACTAAACCTTCTGAGCTTTTTCTCTTATAGGCGCAGTTTTTACGTACTAAACTTACAATTTCATTTTCAAAAGAGCGTTTAAAAAAACCACCTAATGTTGTTTCTTGTTCCCCTTTGTATTCATATAGACAGCGATTAAATATGATCAGTGCTTCTTGGAACCAATCCTGCTCATCAAAATCACGCAAAAAATACCTCGCTCTTATAGAACGAATTACGGGTCGATAACGATCAAATAGTTCTAACAAAGCTTCTTCATTTCCTCTTCTGGCTTTTACAATCAATGTTTCGTCCATAAAAAAAGCTCCCTTCATTCTCATATCGATGAAAAGAGCGTATCATTGAAAAAAGCCAGCGTCTCTCATTTGCCTATGCAATTTTTTACCAGGCTTTTAATAAAATATTCAGCTTAATTCTTTTAGTTTTTTTTCTAGTTCTTTTAACTGTTCTTCATTCCAAGGTGAGTTCCGACGATAGTCAGTGTACTTTATTGATTCTTGATGTCGCTGAATTGCTTCTTGGGTTTTTTTTACTGTTTTATATAATTCTCTAGCAGGAACGCGTAAGGCACCTTGTGAGAAGACGACCCATTGTTCAGCTAAATCACTTGTAGCTACGGATACTTGAGTCATAATATCATTGAGCTCACCAGCAATTCTTTCAATATAACTATCGGCAGTTTCTCCTTCCTCAGTAAAAACAACTTCTAGTTGATATTTCGCATAATTTTGCGTAATTCCAGGAACAAACTGGGCATCAAACACAACAATAATCGGTAACTTTTCATATTTTGCATAATTTGATAGCACTTGTAACAGTTCTTCTCGAGCATCTTCCATCAAATCTTTATTTTTTAACTGAACAAGTTCAGGCCAAGAACCAATCATATTATAGCCGTCAACGATCAATAATGGTTTTTTCATGGTCTCACTCATTTCGTTTTACGAAAGCTTCATACATTAGTATACCGCTTGCCACCGAAGCATTTAAACTTTGTACATGTCCTGTCATAGGAATAGTCAGCATTTCGTCCACTTGTTTTTTTAATCCAGTATTCATCCCGTGTCCTTCATTACCAACAATTAGACCAATTGCCCCTGTAGCGTTCCATTTATGATAAGAAGTACCATTCAAATCTGTTCCAAAGATCCAGAATCCTTTTTCTTTTAATTCAGCAACTGCCTGCGTTAAATTTGTCACACGTGCTACCGGTACATATTCAACTGCACCCGTTGAAGTTTTGACAACAGCAGGTGTAATACCGCAAGCTCGATGCTTAGGAATAATTATTCCATCTACTCCTGAAGCATCCGCTGTTCTTAAAATCGAGCCAAAATTATGCGGGTCTTCAATATGGTCTAACAACACAAAAAATGGTTCTGGTTTACTTTGCTCGATTAACTCATTTAATGACAGGTATTGGTAAGGCGTAACTGCTAAAACAACTCCCTGGTGAACACCGCCTTCACTCATTTGATCCAATTTTTGCTTAGGCACCCATTTCACGGGTACAGAATGTTCTTTTGCGAGTGTTTTCAATTCTTCAATTTTTGTTCCACCGGCATCTTTTAACAAGAATAGTTTATTGCCTCTAGCTTTTTTTAACGCTTCTTGTGCTGCATGGTGG contains:
- the recA gene encoding recombinase RecA, whose translation is MADDRKAALDTALKKIEKNFGKGAIMKLGEKADQRISTIPSGSLALDVALGVGGYPRGRIVEVYGPESSGKTTVALHAVAEVQKQGGTAAFIDAENALDPQYAEHLGVNIDELLLSQPDTGEQGLEIADALVSSGAVDIVVVDSVAALVPRAEIDGEMGDAHVGLQARLMSQALRKLSGSINKTKTIAFFINQIREKVGVMFGSPETTPGGRALKFYSTVRLEVRRAEQLKTGTDIIGNRTKLKVVKNKVAPPFKIAEVDIMYGEGISQVGELLDMAVEKDIIDKAGAWYSYKEDRIGQGRENAKKYMKDRPEMVAEISTRVRNAFGIGTEDDSEVEEGQEELPLEEQAEKN
- the pgsA gene encoding CDP-diacylglycerol--glycerol-3-phosphate 3-phosphatidyltransferase; the protein is MNLPNKLTVIRMLLIPVFMVIVVAPMDWGVLTVGNTQLEITNLVGAVVFAGASFTDWLDGEIARKRGLVTNFGKFADPLADKMLVMTAFILLVDLGKAPGWIVAIIVCRELAITGLRLLIVEQNGSVMAAAWPGKIKTATQMFAIIFLYIDNIPFNLIALPLGQILLYICLFFTLYSGVDYFIKNAGVFKGSM
- a CDS encoding sigma-70 family RNA polymerase sigma factor; its protein translation is MDETLIVKARRGNEEALLELFDRYRPVIRSIRARYFLRDFDEQDWFQEALIIFNRCLYEYKGEQETTLGGFFKRSFENEIVSLVRKNCAYKRKSSEGLVSYNQNFFVDNLKERIIQRSYTDDPLEQLIVQETLEESESLLTELESEAFCGFFYGNVTSPSPHKSDVLRSAYDRSKRKITQQLALPDL
- the rlmB gene encoding 23S rRNA (guanosine(2251)-2'-O)-methyltransferase RlmB — translated: MQNTEPNDTDFVFGHHAAQEALKKARGNKLFLLKDAGGTKIEELKTLAKEHSVPVKWVPKQKLDQMSEGGVHQGVVLAVTPYQYLSLNELIEQSKPEPFFVLLDHIEDPHNFGSILRTADASGVDGIIIPKHRACGITPAVVKTSTGAVEYVPVARVTNLTQAVAELKEKGFWIFGTDLNGTSYHKWNATGAIGLIVGNEGHGMNTGLKKQVDEMLTIPMTGHVQSLNASVASGILMYEAFVKRNE
- the yfmF gene encoding EF-P 5-aminopentanol modification-associated protein YfmF, translated to MAISLQPGVNLTVIPTEKFKTIRLFFRFSTKHSKKVAAKRTLLTSLLETNSLNYPDHTKLSEKLADLYGASFGLNVGKKGNVHQVNLMMNLVNGKYIHNQEIFAEGVNFIKEILFQPNIKNNAFDFDTFQREKENLSDYLESLKEDKQTLAALRLQELYFADDIDQKTPSFGTKEDLKDLSAYDLVQTYQEMMTQDQIDIFVVGDVEEEKVRKTISTLPFTSRTFHQPDMFYQQELKAEVQEEVLYEPVIQAKLNLAYQTSIYYNDPQRFSLLVFNGLFGGFPHSKLFINVREKASLAYYASSTFDSFRGLVTVQTGIDGKNRQRVLSLIEKQLDSLKKGEFTESELQQTKVMLKNQFLLSLDSSRGLIEIAYLEQWLSKLVESEEEFEKKIMAVTKADVKKVAEDLQLQAIFTIDKEVSHE
- a CDS encoding helix-turn-helix domain-containing protein, with protein sequence MGNEIIIGERLRQARLNKNISIDELQQKTKIQKRYLEAIEKGNFEALPGTYYVRSFIRQYASAVGENGNFLVDVYDGKDSFEPESKRAKPETVQGSRKALHEENPRAKKTRDYLPVVLLGVIAFMIVGVIAYVAWQDRNSDPVIGQTASSIEVDGSVTTEQEQSSEQASTETSQTTTSSSEEEQMEVAMEDSTQSQATIRVTNAEDPLELEVTGEDGRCWVGVSVNGDYAIQETLEPGQSESTTLPEGTENFVMTLGASGNVGVKVNDEEVDFDDPDYEALQKDLNFEVTYQD
- a CDS encoding Veg family protein encodes the protein MPTTLATIKKALEGRIGSKIMLVAQTGRKRQTQRRGVLTETYPAVFVVDLDPEENSFERVSYSYSDVLTKTVEIEFLSDAI
- a CDS encoding NYN domain-containing protein; this translates as MKKPLLIVDGYNMIGSWPELVQLKNKDLMEDAREELLQVLSNYAKYEKLPIIVVFDAQFVPGITQNYAKYQLEVVFTEEGETADSYIERIAGELNDIMTQVSVATSDLAEQWVVFSQGALRVPARELYKTVKKTQEAIQRHQESIKYTDYRRNSPWNEEQLKELEKKLKELS
- the mscL gene encoding large conductance mechanosensitive channel protein MscL; the encoded protein is MKRVFSEFKEFILAGDVLDLAVGVVIGSAFTAIVNQVVEGLITPLVGWLVAAITGTKDLESSLSVLDWSPRAGVTFQFGDVVSAIITFIITGFILFLIVKTANKANLTQQEEAAPTAEEYLAEIRDLMRQEQGLPVESDEDNQVEETEETDKKTDSEDTQE
- the yfmH gene encoding EF-P 5-aminopentanol modification-associated protein YfmH, which produces MNKKVYPDLNEVLYTEVLANGLTVFILPKRVFHKTYGLFSTNYGSIDNEFGYQGEKRKKVPDGIAHFLEHKMFEKKEGDIFQEFGRLGASANAFTSFTKTSYLFSATDHIQENLLTLLDFVQAPYFTPETVEKEKGIIGQEIQMYQDDPDWRLFFGLLQNLYPKHPLHIDIAGTVDSIDKITAADLYESYQTFYHPSNMILFVVGNIDPQETMSWIKENQVAKTFPEIRQIKRYFPQETSEDIVSYSSATMPVSRPKVVLGVKGFEENLPEGNKEQLRFRTAINLLLQLLLGDTSKNYLRLYQGGIIDDSFGFEFLLDRSFYLADFSSDTERPEEFFAEIEQIILNFANEKEVNEENLARLKKKMLGRYFQSLNSLEYIANQFTQDLFGQLTLFDVPEIIHSIQLQDCLDAGQRLLQKEAIAKFYLRSEKEV
- a CDS encoding competence/damage-inducible protein A; the encoded protein is MKAEIIAVGTEILLGQINNTNTTFLAQELAGLGIEVYYQSVVGDNPRRLEEVLRLADQRSDLIVLCGGLGPTDDDLTKQVTAKHVGQELVADERGYQNLLAFFEKRERPMTENNRLQALVFKDGESLQNSTGLAVGIFYQSESGKSYLLLPGPPNELEPMFFNEAIPLLQRHFQSDERLISRVLRFYGIGESELVTKLADLIKQQTNPTLASYAKPNEVTLRLTVSTLDEGQGKQKLDQMEKVILERVGDYFYGYGENNSLAQVVVDLLKRKQKTVSAAESLTAGSFQATLGSISGVSEVYSGGFVTYSETTKLQFLKLDSEMLKKYGTVSKECAEAMALQARKLAGSDFALSFTGVAGPDSLEGHKAGTVWIGLATEDGVESHLYHFARDRNYIRNSAVMTGLDLLRRKLIK